A window from Streptomyces sp. NBC_00335 encodes these proteins:
- a CDS encoding GNAT family N-acetyltransferase codes for MHFRAATADPTDLDRALAYPADGPVPALTPEKIREEFAAGQMRPEWTWFAEDENGEILARALWWGRADSERPIALDCLQVRSSVADPAAVAAGLLAAGHEAFGKLPDYNVSLPRDWRTSPDGLADAVAWRQKAAASSGLVREIERLRFEWTPAAGTAEPTGRLVFREGTDEEFQGAFVRLSQGSLDLHTQNELRTIDAEELARDDIEFYTDCPGERSWWRLAHLPDGTLAGMAIPSATPYHRNVGYLGVVPEQRGQGLIDEILAEITRFHASEGADRITATTDTVNAPMAAAFTRAGYEVTEIRLVMEAAPGA; via the coding sequence ATGCACTTCCGCGCTGCCACAGCAGACCCCACCGACCTGGACCGCGCCCTGGCCTACCCGGCCGACGGCCCCGTTCCCGCCCTCACCCCCGAGAAGATCCGCGAAGAGTTCGCCGCGGGCCAGATGCGCCCCGAGTGGACCTGGTTCGCCGAGGACGAGAACGGCGAGATCCTGGCCCGCGCCCTGTGGTGGGGTCGCGCCGACAGCGAGCGGCCGATCGCGCTCGACTGCCTCCAGGTACGGAGCTCCGTGGCCGACCCGGCCGCCGTCGCCGCCGGGCTGCTCGCCGCCGGGCACGAGGCCTTCGGCAAGCTCCCCGACTACAACGTCTCGCTGCCGCGCGACTGGCGCACCTCCCCCGACGGCCTGGCCGACGCGGTCGCCTGGCGCCAGAAGGCGGCCGCCTCCTCCGGTCTGGTCCGCGAGATCGAGCGACTCCGCTTCGAGTGGACCCCGGCCGCCGGGACCGCCGAGCCCACCGGCCGCCTCGTCTTCCGCGAAGGCACCGACGAGGAGTTCCAGGGCGCCTTCGTCCGCCTCTCGCAGGGCAGCCTGGACCTGCACACGCAGAACGAGCTCCGCACGATCGACGCCGAGGAACTGGCGCGCGACGACATCGAGTTCTACACCGACTGCCCGGGCGAGCGCTCCTGGTGGCGCCTGGCCCACCTGCCCGACGGCACGCTCGCCGGCATGGCGATCCCCTCCGCGACCCCGTACCACCGCAACGTCGGCTACCTCGGCGTGGTCCCGGAGCAGCGCGGCCAGGGCCTGATCGACGAGATCCTCGCCGAGATCACCCGCTTCCACGCCTCCGAGGGAGCCGACCGCATCACCGCCACCACGGACACCGTGAACGCCCCGATGGCCGCCGCCTTCACCCGAGCCGGCTACGAGGTCACGGAAATCCGCCTGGTCATGGAGGCGGCCCCGGGGGCCTGA
- a CDS encoding dihydrolipoamide acetyltransferase family protein has translation MTIREFKMPDVGEGLTEAEILKWYVQPGDTVTDGQVVCEVETAKAAVELPIPFDGVVHALLFEEGVTVDVGQVIISVQTGSGDEAPAEAAAAAPAVAAPVAAPVAAEAEPEAPAARQPVLVGYGVSTASTKRRPRKAAPQPAVAAQNGTGVAQAAAPVAPAAPAAPVVVPAQGGAGKALAKPPVRKLAKDLGIDLAAVTPTGDGGVVTREDVHAAAAAAIAPQTVAPAVPVAPAAPVVAAQAAPVQAPAEVSGSARETRIPVKGVRKVTAQAMVGSAFTAPHVTEFITFDVTRTMKLVQELKEDPDLAGLRINPLLLIAKAVLVAIRRNPDVNASWDEAAQEIVLKHYVNLGIAAATPRGLIVPNIKDAHAKTLGELSQALSGLVATAREGKTSPADMQQGTITITNVGVFGVDTGTPILNPGESAILAVGAIKLQPWVHKGKVKARHVTTLALSFDHRLIDGELGSRFLADIAAVLEHPRRLITWS, from the coding sequence ATGACGATCCGCGAATTCAAGATGCCCGATGTGGGCGAGGGCCTCACCGAGGCCGAGATCCTCAAGTGGTACGTCCAGCCGGGTGACACCGTCACCGACGGCCAGGTCGTCTGCGAGGTGGAGACGGCGAAGGCGGCCGTCGAGCTGCCGATCCCCTTCGACGGGGTCGTGCACGCGCTCCTCTTCGAGGAGGGCGTCACCGTCGACGTCGGCCAGGTCATCATCTCGGTGCAGACCGGCTCCGGCGACGAGGCTCCGGCAGAGGCGGCAGCAGCGGCACCCGCTGTGGCCGCTCCGGTCGCCGCTCCGGTCGCCGCCGAGGCGGAGCCCGAGGCCCCCGCGGCCCGCCAGCCCGTTCTGGTCGGCTACGGAGTCTCCACCGCCTCTACGAAGCGCCGCCCGCGCAAGGCTGCGCCGCAGCCCGCGGTCGCCGCGCAGAACGGCACGGGCGTGGCCCAGGCGGCGGCTCCTGTGGCTCCGGCCGCTCCGGCCGCCCCCGTGGTGGTCCCCGCCCAGGGCGGCGCGGGCAAGGCACTGGCGAAGCCGCCGGTGCGCAAGCTCGCCAAGGACCTCGGCATCGACCTGGCGGCGGTGACCCCCACCGGCGACGGCGGGGTCGTGACCCGCGAGGACGTGCACGCCGCGGCCGCTGCGGCCATTGCCCCGCAGACGGTGGCCCCGGCGGTTCCGGTCGCCCCGGCGGCGCCGGTGGTGGCGGCTCAGGCGGCCCCCGTACAGGCTCCGGCCGAGGTGTCCGGCTCCGCCCGCGAGACCCGTATCCCGGTCAAGGGCGTCCGCAAGGTCACCGCCCAGGCCATGGTCGGCTCCGCCTTCACCGCGCCCCACGTCACCGAGTTCATCACCTTCGACGTGACCCGCACGATGAAGCTGGTGCAGGAGCTCAAGGAGGACCCGGACCTCGCTGGGCTCCGGATCAACCCGCTGCTCCTGATCGCCAAGGCCGTCCTCGTGGCGATCCGCCGCAACCCGGACGTGAACGCGTCCTGGGACGAGGCGGCCCAGGAGATCGTGCTCAAGCACTACGTCAACCTGGGCATCGCGGCGGCCACGCCCCGCGGGCTGATCGTCCCGAACATCAAGGACGCCCACGCCAAGACGCTCGGCGAGCTGTCGCAGGCCCTGTCCGGGCTGGTCGCCACGGCCCGCGAGGGCAAGACCTCCCCGGCCGACATGCAGCAGGGCACCATCACCATCACCAACGTCGGCGTCTTCGGCGTCGACACCGGTACGCCCATCCTGAACCCCGGCGAGTCCGCGATCCTCGCGGTCGGCGCGATCAAGCTCCAGCCGTGGGTCCACAAGGGCAAGGTCAAGGCCCGCCACGTCACCACCCTGGCGCTGTCCTTCGACCACCGCCTCATCGACGGCGAACTCGGCTCCCGCTTCCTCGCGGACATCGCCGCCGTCCTGGAGCACCCGCGCCGTCTGATCACCTGGTCCTGA